CATATCCTTACAGAACTGTCCGAGGTATTGTACAACATGGTGTTTACCATTGGCTTGTCCAACGACTCTTACGTCGGTGCCATCCTGATTTGGCTCGTGTTCTGGCCATGGTCCGTGCTGACCATCGGTATCCTGGTCGGCATGGAGGGTCTGTCGGCCTTCTTGCATACACTCCGTTTGCACTGGTATGCACCGATGCACAATTTCTCCCGAAAAATACTCTACTAATCATAAACAATCCTTTTTCTTCTAACAGGGTCGAGTTCATGAGCAAGTTCTACGACGGTTTGGGATATGCTTTCAAGCCGTTCTCGTTCAAGGCCATtcttgaagaggaagaagtagaATAAAACGTAAACCCATCGCTTTCTGCGGGGCCAAGTTAATGCTTGTAGATGATCGCGATTGATCTATTTCATGATGCtacaaaaacaataaaacaaacgtAGTGAATGCAAATGTATCAATGATTTTTTCAATCTTTGGGATGGGATCAAAGGGATGATAACGAAAGAAATTGCCCTAAGCAAAggcaaaacgaacgaactggtaattttttattaaacttaTGGGACTAACGAAGCTAtagataagaagaaaaaatattaaagtGATTTTTTGGAATCTCAAAGTCGATAAAGATAGGGCTTTAGGGTTCAAAAAGAAGGATGGAATGTGTAGAACCCGAAAAAAATCCGAATGTATGCAATCGCAACGGATTGCTCATACCATTTCAAGGGCATTTTAACGAGCAATCAGCAAAAATAGaggaaatgtttaattttccttcaatAATTTGCCACAACTCATTGGAAAGGTTCTACTGCTTCAAATAATTGTCCAGAACATTCAGACGTTCTTGGCGCAGGGTTTACTCtatgaataaattatcataaaatgaCAATGAGTGTGACAAATGTAGCAAAAGTTACAAAATGAATACCAACTTTGTATCACTTTCAGTGCGTCTATGTTTGCGTGAAGGCCTCAGCCGCTGATAATGAACCACCAGCCAAGCACAGGCACAGACAAGCCCTCGAACACTTGTCTCTCTACTTGGTGCGGCTCAAATATTTACCCACCCAATCTTCAACACATgtccgacaaaaaaaaacactcaacaTTCCAGCATTCATGTGCCGGCGGGCTTACACTATATCCCTCACCCAATCACACACATCAATCACCCACACCCGACACAAACCCAGCTGCAgttacaacagcaacagacacCCGCTATATGCTATCCCTCCACTAATTACTGCGCGAGGGCAGCGGCTCATCTGCTCTCGCGAGAGCACGCGCACCAGTCCACGCACCAGGCCACGCACCGTACCATTCGAAAATACGGTTCGATCTAGCCGAGTGCACGGTAGCCATCGGAAGCCTTCCGCTCCATTCGATGGGTTGACCTTCCCCGATgtgcgatcgtgcgatcgagcTTCGCTGTCGTTGGCCAGCTTCAGTTGGTTTGTGCTCGCGCGATTGAAACCACGATCAGCGCAGTGTGCAGCGACAGCGAGAGTAGCACGTAGTACGTATAAACCGTACCGCGGATTggtgttcgattgtttgtcCACTCGATCGTTGATAAGCCGCCTATCAtcaagccggagccggagcttACACGTACATCCATCATCTCATCGTCTTCTCAGTGCAGACTACTACAACTCGCGTCACATGATACGCTGATCATCACGGTggtgacgaagacgatgatgacgatgatgatgatgatgatggctaccAATTTATGACGCTATTTGTGGTGAAAATTAGTGCATCTCTGTGAATGAGCAGATCCGCGGTACACTCCACCATCGTTCGTCGTCAGCaggcaccagtagcagcagcagcaacaccacgtGATCGCTTTTACTGCCTCGAGGCCCGCCACCCGCCGATAGCTGCCTGTTAGCGCCCGTACAAAAGTGCGAGCGCACGATCGTCGACGCTGGCACTATCGTAGAACAGTATTAGGTCAATATAGGAATCGGTTCTAATTTGATCGTCGACTGAGGCGGTTAGAGTGAGAGACAGGGcgagagcgaagagaagggagccggggagggggcgttacaagataaacaaaacaaaacggtttTTGTACGTGACATCGTTAGctcatggtggtggtcttgCTGGCACATATGCTGGGCTCGGTGTGGATGCGGGTGTTTTTACCATAGAACTTCGACAACCAACACCCTCCTCGTAACAGAGTGATCACGCGCCCGGTCTTGGTCGAGTGGCGAGGCTCGCGAATCGATTCCAAATCATCCGCATCCAGCAGTGGTGGGGCGTGTATATGCACGAGCGTGCGCGAGAGTGATCGTAAAACCTCTTTACACGagagccgccagccagccagccagccagctttcgAGTGTGaacgcaccaaaaacccgcCCTGCTGTTAGCTGCCCTCAGTTGCACGGTGACACTCGCTTCCggaagacgacaacgacgtgcAGTGagcggtgctggtgatcgATCCAACTGAACTGAACGACCGCGCACGGCCATAGAAGGCGCGAGGTAGTGCGTTGCATCCTTGAACTTTTGTTCCACGCGAATCAAGTTTCTGCGTTGACCGTGATCGTTGATCGTCTTTTCGCTAGTGCGTGTAGTGGAAGAGGTAGGTAGCGTAGTGGTCCGGAAGGTCAGGTGTCTATTGTGATCCCAGAGGATCCCGCACAGAAGGGAAAGATAGTACGGATAAAAGTACGGATCAACGGAGCTACgatcgtagcagcagcggcgcgatcgcgatcacgtgGTGCAGATCACGCGGGGTTCTTAACGCGGAGCGTGCGCACACATAATGTGTTCGCCGTTGTTCATGGTTTTGCGCGCGACCGAATTTACCGAGCTCaacttagttttttttttggggccaacaTGATATGATATACTGACGGTCATCTGCTGGGTCCGGGGATTCATCTTATTTTGTTCCCTTTTCCCAGATCTGGTGCAAGCGTGTGTTCGGTTCGTGAGCGCGTTCTACGTTCAACGCAatcacgatggcgatgatgtttCGTAGCGAGGAGATGGCTTTATGCCAGATGTTTATTCAGCCGGAAGCGGCCTACACGTCCGTGTCCGAGCTGGGTGAAACGGGCGCGGTGCAGTTTCGAGATGTAAGTGTGCCTTCGCCTTCGCAGTGATTTTGCAGGTTTAGAATTGTGCAAACCGCGGGCTCTCTGATAGtattctcttctttttttcccccacttGGCGCCTGGTAGCTGAATGCGGACGTGAATGCATTTCAGCGCAAGTTCGTGAGTGAGGTCCGGCGGTGCGATGAGATGGAACGGAAGCTCCGGTACGTCGAGGGGGAGGTCAAGAAGGACGACGTGAAGATACCGGAGTGTTCCGCCGATGAGTGGCCTCGTGCACCGAATCCACGCGAAATCATCGATCTCGAGGCGCGCCTCGAGAAGACGGAGAACGAGATCCTCGAACTGTCGCAGAATGCGGTCAATCTGAAGTCGAACTATCTCGAGCTGACCGAGCTGAAGCATGTGCTGGAGCGTACGCAGTCGTTCTTCTTCGAGCAGGAAGCGGTGGTCGGCGGAGACGTGACCAAGAGCAATCTGATTGCGGAAGATCCGAGCATGGCGCAGAACCGTGGACGGCTCGGTTTCGTGGCCGGCGTTATCCAGCGCGAAAAGATGCCCGGATTCGAGCGGATGCTGTGGCGTATTTCGCGCGGTAACATCTTCCTACGGCAGGTCGAACTGGAGGAAGCACTGGAAGATCCATCGACGGTaagctatcgatcgatcgatcgatcgatcgggtaTTCCATTAGCACCCGCGTGTTAATGATGGCGAGCGGAGATTTGCGATAATCTGTCATCACGATGCtaacgtggtggtggtcttttctttttcccaggGAAATGAACTGTTCAAAACCGTATTCGTTGCCTTCTTCCAAGGCGAACAACTGAAGGCACGTATCAAGAAGGTGTGCACCGGATACCACGTGTCGCTGTACCCATGCCCGAGCACCGGTTCCGAGCGCACCGAGATGGTGAAGGGTGTCTGCACGCGCCTGGAGGATCTGAAGATGGTCCTAAACCAAACCCAGGACCATCGTTCGATCGTACTATCGACCGTGGCCAAGGAACTGTTCAGCTGGCGTATTatggtgaagaagatgaaggccATCTACCACACGCTGAACCTGTTCAACATGGACGTCACGAAGAAGTGCCTTATCGGTGAGTGCTGGGTCCCGGTGCCGGATCTACCGAAGGTGCAGAAAGCCCTGTCGGATGGTTCGGCGGCCGTTGGCAGCACCATTCCGTCCTTCTTGAACGtgatcgaaacgaacgaaccgccaCCGACGTACAACAGGACGAACAAGTTTACGCGCGGTTTCCAGAACCTTATCGATGCGTACGGTATCGCTTCGTACCGTGAGGCCAATCCGGCCCTCTACACGATCATCACGTTCCCGTTCCTGTTCGGTATTATGTTCGGCGATCTTGGCCACGGCCTAATCATGACACTGTTCGGATTGTGGATGGTAACGGGCGAGAAGAAGCTGGGTGCCAAGAAGTCGACCAACGAAATTTGGAACATTTTCTTCGGTGGCCGCTACATCATTCTGCTGATGGGTCTGTTCTCGATGTACACCGGGTTCGTGTACAACGATGTGTTCTCGAAGTCGATGAACATCTTTGGGTCAGCCTGGGGCATCAACTACAACACCTCGACCGTGATGACGAACAAGGACCTCACGTTGAACCCCGGATCGAGCGATTACGCGGGTGATGGGGTCATCTATCCGGTCGGATTGGATCCGGTGTGGCAATTGGCTACTAATAAGATTATCTTCCTGAACTCCTACAAGATGAAACTGTCGATTATCTTCGGTGTAGTGCACATGATCTTTGGTGTGTGCATGAGCGTCGTTAATCACAACTTTTTCAACAAGCGCATCAGTATCGTGCTGGAGTTTTTGCCACAGATCATCttcctggtgttgctgtttgcgTACATGGTGTTCATGATGTTCTTCAAGTGGCTTGCCTATACGGCTAAGACCGATTTCCAGCCCAGCACACCAGGATGTGCACCGTCCGTACTGATCATGTTCATCAACATGATGCTGTTTAAAAATACCGAACCATTCCACGGTTGCAACGAGTTTATGTTCGAAGGACAGAACATGCTGCAGCGTACGTTTGTGTTCATCTCGCTCATCTGCATTCCCTGGATGCTGCTCGGCAAACCGTTGTATCTGATGTGCAAGAGGAAGAATGCTTCTCCGGTAAGTCTGACTCAACCGGTAGCTCTTACTTTGTCATCGTTTCTAATGAAATTCCCGGTTTAGACACCGATTCCGAACAACGGAGATGTGCACAACAACACGTCCAGCGCGAAGCCTCACGATTCGCACGATGACGAGCCGATGGCTGAGATCTTCATCCACCAAGCGATCCACACGATCGAGTACGTCCTCAGTACCGTTTCGCATACCGCCTCGTACCTTCGTTTGTGGGCCCTTTCGCTTGCTCATGCCCGTAAGTAGCACTTAGGTGATCATCGCCAGAATGTAGAATGTAATCCTTTCCTCCCATTATTACAGAGCTATCGGAAGTCCTGTGGAACATGGTGCTGTCGATGGGTTTGAAGCAAACCTCCTATAAGGGTGCGATCATGCTGTACTTCGTTTTCGGTGCCTGGTCCCTGTTCACGCTGGCCATTCTGGTCATGATGGAGGGACTGTCCGCGTTCCTGCACACACTCCGTCTGCACTGGTAAGTAACCATTGGCCGCCACCCCCGATTATCAGCACTTACTACTATCGTGCCcattgtttcccttttcggtAGGGTCGAGTTCATGAGCAAATTCTACGAAGGTCTCGGTTACGGCTTCCAACCGTTCTCCTTCAAGCTGATCATCGATAGCGATGACGATCTGGAGTAGTAACACATGGATTGGCCCAAGCGCATGGCATCGCCGGCATCGAAAGCGCGCCAAACGCACAGCTGCACACTCGTAGTATTGTAACCCTGTAGATTCGCAGGATCTAGACTTCCCGGTTGACCGGAACTATCTTGCATCAACACGCgttcctcccctttccttACGCCCCCTTTGGCAAATCACGTGCACGTATTAAACACATCCTTCCCTgccccaaaaagcaaaacaagaattgaccgtttttgtgttttacttTGGCCGATGACTTTATTATTCTCTATCAATAAAAGGACCGGGTTTCTGGGGGGTGGTGCGATTGGTGGTAAACGcgatctctctttcgctcgctgtcCTCTTATCCGTATACCGTCTCcacaaaaaaacgagaaaaaggggaaaagaaaagaaccaAAAAGCGTTTAATTCTCCGTTTACTTTCGTTTAATATTTATGCTTTGTCGTTACTCGATAAAATACTTTAAGTTCGGTCGTCGCGTTATACACTTGCACATCACGCTTAAATTCAATTCTTACAAATCAAAAACAGAGGAGGAAGGTATGAAAGGAATGCAAAGCGGTAGCGCTGTCGACGCGGCAGTGGCGCCCGCTACACACATGCTATAAGCTTGCTGCGCAAGGAACTGAAGGGCTGCCTGTAAAACCTGACCTATCGCACTTATTCACAAATCGGATCACCATATTAGTCCTGCctcgaaaaaggaaggaaaatcacCGTCCTACATCACCACATATCGAGGGTGTTCCGCAGCTATTCACTATTCATCATTTTGATACATTATTATTGTTAAGTACGGTGCAGTGGCAGCGACACCATTTGGCAggtggtttgctgtttgctgccactactgctgctgttgctgttgttgctgctgctgctgctgactaaCATACGAATACACTTGTTTGTACACTTATAAAATACGAGAATGAGAAAttatgctggctggcatgtCACTGGCCGCGAACGCGCCGCTCGTCACCAATGAATTACACACAGCTAGACATACGTGTCATGAACATACTCATCAGATCCTGCAATCCATATTATACGAATTCTTATTAGTTTGCTCTTACTGGGCTTCGTCAGGGAGTTAAAGGGGAACTAGAGCTGGGCTGTAGTCCCACTCGAAAAGTCTCACGCCTGGCAGTGGTagacaccaccacacaaccgACGTGTAGGGAGATTAAAGGGGATGGGAACGAGGGGAATGGCCAGTTGGCTTTGCCATTTTACATTAACGGCGCGGCCAACGAAACCCCTACGGGGGAAACACATTCTCTTCGCGTTCCTCCTGGCGCATCATCGTATGGGTTCCCGTTTGGGTTGATGGGTTCCCCTGGCAACGATTACTAGACTACTGAGAGACTGGGACAACGCCTTCAATGAAGGCGTTCCTGAACTTCGCGCTTCGCTATGAACTAGTTAAATTATAGATGAGTATCATTAGTTACGGACAAATAGGTTTCTTAGGTTTCTTAAGCTCAGTCTCTTCCTCGCCACCGCGGCGGGACACCTCCGTGTAGCGTTCACCCTTGAACGAGACAATCTTGTTGTCCCGATACCGGATCAGCTTCTTCGGTTCCACCTTCGGGGCGACCGGTTTGTACTCCCGGTTGTCCTCCTTATCCACGTACGAATACCTGCGGAAGGGAGTCAGCATCATTAATACGATGACGAGATGCCGTACAGCGTGATCCGCGCGAAGATACTTGCTTCGAGATTATACGATTCTTTAGTTCGTGCTCATCGATGGCCGGCTGTGGCTTGCCGGCATGAATGTTGTGAGATGTTCCCTTCAGGCTTTGGCCGGCCTCCTGGCGATGCAGCAGTATCTGTGTGGCGCGATCGACATCACCGTTCGCAATGAGAATGCAATGTTTCACCTGGTAGGAGGAAGGAGAATCGTT
The sequence above is a segment of the Anopheles darlingi chromosome 2, idAnoDarlMG_H_01, whole genome shotgun sequence genome. Coding sequences within it:
- the LOC125948155 gene encoding V-type proton ATPase 116 kDa subunit a 1-like — its product is MAMMFRSEEMALCQMFIQPEAAYTSVSELGETGAVQFRDLNADVNAFQRKFVSEVRRCDEMERKLRYVEGEVKKDDVKIPECSADEWPRAPNPREIIDLEARLEKTENEILELSQNAVNLKSNYLELTELKHVLERTQSFFFEQEAVVGGDVTKSNLIAEDPSMAQNRGRLGFVAGVIQREKMPGFERMLWRISRGNIFLRQVELEEALEDPSTGNELFKTVFVAFFQGEQLKARIKKVCTGYHVSLYPCPSTGSERTEMVKGVCTRLEDLKMVLNQTQDHRSIVLSTVAKELFSWRIMVKKMKAIYHTLNLFNMDVTKKCLIGECWVPVPDLPKVQKALSDGSAAVGSTIPSFLNVIETNEPPPTYNRTNKFTRGFQNLIDAYGIASYREANPALYTIITFPFLFGIMFGDLGHGLIMTLFGLWMVTGEKKLGAKKSTNEIWNIFFGGRYIILLMGLFSMYTGFVYNDVFSKSMNIFGSAWGINYNTSTVMTNKDLTLNPGSSDYAGDGVIYPVGLDPVWQLATNKIIFLNSYKMKLSIIFGVVHMIFGVCMSVVNHNFFNKRISIVLEFLPQIIFLVLLFAYMVFMMFFKWLAYTAKTDFQPSTPGCAPSVLIMFINMMLFKNTEPFHGCNEFMFEGQNMLQRTFVFISLICIPWMLLGKPLYLMCKRKNASPTPIPNNGDVHNNTSSAKPHDSHDDEPMAEIFIHQAIHTIEYVLSTVSHTASYLRLWALSLAHAQLSEVLWNMVLSMGLKQTSYKGAIMLYFVFGAWSLFTLAILVMMEGLSAFLHTLRLHWVEFMSKFYEGLGYGFQPFSFKLIIDSDDDLE